The nucleotide window TAGTAGATAGTTTCTTAAAATCTTCTTTTGACGAACAACAAAAAGACTTCTTATTAGGGGTTGAAGACCTAATTAAGCAGATTCCATCCGGGAAGTATGATGGCAAAGATTAGATTTACCCCTGCTGAAGTAAACATATTAAGGCAAGCCAGTGCACTTGGGCATAAAGCAGGATGGACGCTAAGCGCGCTTACTCCTATCAAACGGGCAATTAAATCGCAAAAACAAAGATGGCAAGCTGATATTTGTTGTTATTGTCAAAGAGATATTCATAGTGAATTCAATATGGTTTTAGATATTGAGCATATAATTCCGAAGCACTTCAGCTTAAGGCATATGTTCACAATGAAAAATCTAGCTGTTGCCTGTAAAAGGTGCAACATGCAGATCAAAAATAAAGGTACAAGCTTTTTAACAACTCAAAACTTACCTCGAAGTCCATTTAAAAGCAGTTATTACAAGTTTGTTCATCCTAATCTTGACAGAATTGAGGCTCATATCCTGAGAGAGGTCTCTCAAAGCGGGCGGGCTAGAATAGTAAAGTATAGAATTCCCCTTCAAAGTGCAAAGGGTAAATTCACATATAACTACTTTAAGCTAAAAGACTTTGAGTTAGATGCAGCTGATTCAGCACAAGGCCGCAGAAAAAAACGAATCAAAAATAAAAATGTAGAAGAGGCTTTTGAAAAGTTACAGCAATAGATAAAAGCCACAATATTATTCTATAATTAATTTATGCCATGTTTAAAACTCAATAAAATCATATATATAGGTTGGTAAGTCATCATTAGCAATAAGGTGTTGCCAATATGCCAACAATGCATTTCTAAACATTTCCAACTTTAATTCCCTTTAAGCAAGACGCTTTGCTACACCAATCAGCAAGCTGCTTACTGGTACACATCACGCACAGCCTGCGGCGATGTGTTCTAAATATTCAATTTAGATTAGGGAATTAATTATGAAAAATCTCATTCGCACCTATGTCGATCCGATGCTGGAAGATCGACTCAAATTATTCGCCGAATCTTCCGGCGTTTCACTGTCCTCTTTGACCGCTGAATTGATTCAAAAAGGTCTGGAAGCCAATTCTGAAACATCCACCGATCAATCCTCCTCTGTTTGGCTAGAGGAACAGCTTTACCTTCAGTTTTTAACGCTTCAGCTGGTACTCAATTACAGTGCAATCGAGAATGACCGGTTTGTCGAACTCAAGGCACAGGCGCGTCAGTGGGCGTTGCAAAAAAGCCAATCCTTCAGTAATCAAGGTTAGGAGGTCAATACTATGGCATTAACTCGAAACGACACATTAAGCCAGCTCTCTGCTGGATGGTTGCGTGGACGCTATTTTTTGAGGGATTTGATGGGCCAGATTTTGATTTTTCTGGCCGTGGCGCTGGTCATGGTTGGCTATGTGTTTTATCAGTGGTATCAGTCAATACCGGCGGACCAATTGAATTATTTGTGGTGGTATTGGAAAGCCTATATTTGGGGCATTGTACTGGTGCTACCTGAACATCATGTTGTGCTTCAGGAGGCTGGAGAGGTCATTAGATTGCAAGCCCAGCAGGTATTGAGATCTCATCAAATGATCGAATTTGTTGATGCTTACAATGGATTTTTTGAACAAGATCTAAAAGCCGCTTTACCTTGGGGGCTTGGTGCTTGGACTGTTTTGGCTGGATTGTTTTACTGGGGAGGGAAAAGGCAGCGAGACAATGAATTGCTGGAAGGTGTGCAGCAGATTCCACTGAGTACCTACCACCGTTATTTGAAGAAGCACAAACTGAAAAGTATGATCAAATTAGGCAATGCATTTTGGACAAAAAATGCTGAAAAACAACACCTGCTAATTGTGGGTGATACCGGAGCAGGTAAGAGCCAATTACTGATTCAACTGCTTCGCTACATTCGCAAGCTGGGGGATCAGGTGGTTCTATACGATCCCAAAGGCGATATGGTGCGTGACTTCTATCAACCGGATTTGGATGTGCTTTATAGCCCCTTTGATACTCGCAGCCCTATATGGAATGTTTGGCAGGACTTAAACACCGAACAGGCACTGGAAACTTTTGCTGAGGCGGTGATTAAAGAATCCCCTGGCAAAGATAGCTTTTGGGCTAAAACCGCCAGAATGGTGTTGGTTTCAGCCTTAAAACAAGGCCGTAAAGAGGGATTGAGTTTTGTGCAGAGCATTCATAAGTTGGTAAGTAGTGATTTAGACACTTTGACTGAATGGTTGGATGGATCAGAGGTCGCCAGTGATTTTTCCAACTCTAAAACTGCCGCAACGATTTTATCTGAACTTAAAAGTCAGGCGCGGGCGTTGAAGTATCTTGCTGATGACAAGCAGGCTTCACAAGCCAGCTTTGCGATTGAATCTTTTTTTACCGAGTGTTTTGAAAAAATGGATTCTGGTGATCGACAGCCGATGCCCTGGTTGTTTTTACCTGTACAGAAAAAGTACAAAGCCTCTGCTAGACCGATTATGGCTGCACAGATTGAGCTGATTTCTAATTTTATCCTTTCACAGCCGACTAATCGTCACCGACGTATTTGGTTCATCATTGATGAGTTGCCGAGTCTGGGTAAATTGTCGGCATTGCCGGAGTTGTTGGCCGAAGGCCGTGGTTATGGTGTGGCAACCGTTTTGGCGCTGCAAAACTTTTCGCAACTACTCAAACACTATGGCAAAGATGATGCGCACAATTTAGCCGGACAGTGCGCCAGTTTGGTAGCGCTGCGCACGTCTGATCCACAAACCGCCGACTATTTGTCTAAACGCTTTGGCAAGCAGATTCGCAAAGAAGTCCAGACCAACCAATCTCTTTCAAAAGGCAAGACTGGTTCATTTAGTCAAGGGCATTCCGAGCATATTGCCGAACGCGCCGCCGTCAGTGAAACCGATCTTTCATCTCTGCCAGACCTAAAAGCGTTCTTTAAAGCTAATGGTGTGCCCAATCCAGTCAAGATTGATATTGCCATTACGCAAATGGAGCCATCAAACCCACCGCATTGCCCGATTGAAGAGCTGAGACTGTCTGATGCGGTCGATGCAACGTCTGGCGATGAGGACGGAATCAATGAAACTTGCGATCCAATCGCCACGGATGCGGCTTCAACCGACTCCTCCAAGATTGTGTCTTCACAACCTGAAGCACCGCAACCATCTAAACCCACCGTGATCACTTGGGATATTTAGGAGGAAAAATCGATGATGAACGTCACTGCTTTAACCTCCGCCGGTGGCGCGGCGGGGTATTTAACGCAAGATAATTATTATCTTGAAAAAGGCGAGGCCGCTGCCCATTTTTATGGGCAGGGGGCTGAAAAGCTTGGATTAACCGAGCAAGCCGTGACTAATGAAAATGTCACCGCTTTGCTTAAAGGTGAATTGCCGGATGGGTCACAAGTCGGAAAGTCGGATAATCACCGTCCCGGCTGGGATGCGACTTTTTCTGCCCCCAAGTCGGTGTCCATTCAGGCTCTGGTAGCAGGGGATGAGCGCATTCAAGCCGCGCATGACCAAGCCGTGAAAACCGCTTTAGACCATTATGAAAACCACATCACCACCCGTCAACGGGTGGATGGGAAGATTGAGCGTCAGATCACCGGCTCATTGGTCTCCGCTACCTTTCAACATCAAACATCGCGTAATCTTGACCCGCAGCTGCACACCCATGCGGTGGTGATGAATGTCACTCAAGGTCAAAATGGAGATTGGCGATCGGTGTCCAGCGAATCACTATACCGGATGCAGCGCGAGCTGGATCAGGTCTATAAAACCGAACTGGAAGCCCGATTGAACCAGCTGGGTTATCGTACGGAAAAGACCGAGATGGGCTTTGAGCTCAAATCCGTACCGGAATTGGTGAGAGCGGCTTTTTCCACCCGTGCCACACAGGTGGAGGCCGAACTGGCCAAGCACAACCTGACCCGTCAGGATTCGACTGCCGCGCAACGCCAGACGGCAACGCTTAAAACCCGGCAGGCCAAACCTACCGAGCAAAACCGCCAGGCCATGTTTCGTAGTTGGCAGCAGCAGGCCAAAGATATAGGCTGGCAGCCGGAACCTAGACCGGATAATCAACCCACCCAAAGTCTTGCTCAGCCGCAACAGGCTTTATCTGATCGAGTCTCTCATACCATTGCCGTGCTTACTGAAAAAGATGCCGTGATCAGCGAAGGGGCCGTCTATCGTCACCTCAATGGTACCGATCAACCAGCGGTGAGCAAGCAGCAATTGGCCGATACTCTAAAACAGCTCAAATCCGAAGGTAAATTGCACAGCCGTGAGATCGGTTCGTTTGATCGGCATACACGATTGAATATCACCCAACCGGCGATTGTTACCGAGCAAGGCAGACAGTTGGAAAAACAAATGCTTTCCACCGCCGAGCGCATGAACCAGTCTCAAACACCAGGCTGGCTGGGCAAGGTCAGCCCATCACTTGAGAAATTGGCTTTGAGCAGCGGGTATTTTAAAGGTGGGGCCATCACTTCTCCCAAGGTGGCCGCGAAACAGGTGGATGTACAAATCGCGCTTGCCGCGCAAAAAGAGCATACCTGGACAGCTGAACAGCGCCAAGCCGCGATTGGCATTCTCAGTCATCGAGGCAACCTTTCTCAGTTGCAGGGGTATGCGGGTACGGCCAAAACCTCCAGCGTCCTAGCATCCATTCGAGATATTGCCAAACGTGAAGGCTATACGGTGGTGGCTATTGCCCCAAGTCATGCCGCAAGCCAACAACTGCAAAAAGACATTAATGCTAATCAGGCACTGACCACCAGCGGTTATATCGCCAAAATGCAGTCCGGCCATCTTCAAAAGGAATTGAACTCCAATAAAGTCTTGGTGATTCATGATGAATCTGGATTGGCGTCCACCCAGCAGATGAAAGAACTACTTGTCCAAGCTGAGAAAAGCGGCCATCGTCTGCTCAATTCCGGTGATCGCTATCAAAAAGCCAGTATTGGTGCAGGCAGTGCCTTTGGGCAACTGACGGATTATAAGATACCGACTTATGAACTGACCACCATCTTTCGACAAAAGGATGCGAATTTAAAACAGGCCGTGGAACACAGCTTGCCCAGTGATCCTAAAACCCAAGAAGCCATGCAAATGCTGAATGAAAAAGGTTTAATACAGCAAATCAAATGCCCACAAGAGCGCATTAATACTTTGGCCAGTCAATACACTCAGCTTACGTTGGAACAACGCCAGAAGACCCTATTAATTGATCCGACTCGAAAAGGTATCGATCAATTAAATTCGACTATTCGCGAACAACTGCAAGCCAAGGGTGAATTACCAATTGATCAACTCACCTTGAATACGTTGCACACGCAGGACATCGCCAAAGCCGATTTAGAAAAAGGGGCTGTAGGGTCAGTGTTTAAAGTGCGGCAGGTGGTGACCTTGAACAATCAAGCATTGAAGAGCCAAGACAAAGCTTTGATCAAAGGCTCGCAATGGCAAATCACCGCACTTAATCGAGGCAGCAACACCCTCACCGTGCAATCCATGCAGCAACCCGCTCTTGAAAAAACGCTTGCCGGTACAGAACTGGCAAGAACCCATGCCAGTGTTTCTGAACTTAGGGATACGCCACTTTCTATCGGCGATGAAGTGCGTTTTACCGCCAGTGATCAACAAAAAGGTGTTCTAACCAATGAAGCGGCAATAGTTAAAGAAATCGATGAGAAAACCGGCGAGTTGAAACTCTCCAAACCCAATGGGCAAACTGTTTCTCTGGATGGCAAACAAGCCCACAATATCGATTACAACTATGCTAAAACCACGTTTTCCGCTCAAGGACAAACTGCCGAACGGGTGCTATATCATGCCCCAAGCACCAGCACCAATCTGATGAACCAGCGGGATTTTTATGTGGGATTGAGTCGCGCCACCACTGAAGTCACCGTCGTTACCGACTCCAAACGGGATCTGTCGGAACTGATTGAAAAATCGACCGGTGAAAAATTAACCGCACTTGACAAAATGCATGCACCCAGTCGAACGCATGAAAAAGAAACGGACACTCAGTCTAAATCTGATGTGGATAAAATCTTTACACACGCCGAAGCAGGGAGTCTTGACGATAAATCAGTATCCGAATTTGATAGCAAGGTTTTTTCTAGTGGATGTTCAGCTCAAAATTCATCTTTTAAAGAAGAAAAGTCTGATGATTTAGAACACGATTAAATTTTCAGAGGCTGAAAGTTTTGCAGAAAACATTTTTATGATAATTTAGTAACGAGTTACTTATGATTTTGCTCAGAAGGAGAAATTAGTGGATTTAAGACCTTTAGTAAGATCTTCATATTCGATAGAAGAGGTGATAACAAGATGGCAGACAGTTCATGAAGATTACGATATAGACTACCTTCAGGAAAAAATTGCTTCTTGTGAAATTCGAGCGTATTTGAATCTCAAAAATTGTTATTTATTTCCAGTTGATGAAGTTGAAAAATCTTATGATTACTTACAAATTTGTGATGTAACAGAAGGATTTGGATCAGAAATCATTTTTTCTTTTTTTGTAAAAAGTGGCATATTTGAATCATTACATAACAAAACCATATATAAAAGTGAAATACAGGGTGACTTTCCAACAACATCACAAATTATTGGGAGTTTAATAATTCCTACGGATTTGGGTGTGATCAAAAATATATATCTATATCATATTATTAATAGTTGCGATTTATTAAATTCTAATTTTTCTATTGAGCAGTCAAGAGAGTCACTTGAAGGCCCTATACCTTTAAACTTGGATCAGCCAATTATTAAAGTTTCTGACTGTGGGCTTTCTGTAACTCCATGGTATCAAGTTGAGCCTCTGAGTGGTGCATATATTCCCAAAAATTCTATACCTGAGTCATTGGAGGTATTGAACTTATCACCCAAAAAATATGATTTTTTTGAAGATTGGCTTAGAAGTTGTCGAGTTGTAGAGCTGAATGGCAATTTTTATTATGTAGTTAATGAAAAAAATTATGAATTTGATGGGGGGATCTTGACTGGCTACTCTCTATCAGAAGATGTTTTGAATTCATATCAAGGCGAACAAAATGTGGTGATCCTTAAAGAGGACCTAGAGGATTTTGAAAACAAAAATTTTTACAATAAGCCAGTATTGTTACCCAATTGTACTGAAAAAAGGGCTTTCGCCTTAAGCTCTAAAGATAAAACGTTAGAAATTCTGGTAACACTTGTAAATGAATTTGAAAATTCGACCGAACTTAAAAGGCAAGGTGTAAAAACAGAGCAAGGTTTTATAAAGTCTTGGATAGAATCTCAACCATATAAGTTGAAAGAACATCACGTAAGGATTTTAAAGGAACTTATAAGTGATAGATATGGAATAACAACCAATAGAACTGAATCTTTATAGTTGACTATTTGTTGACTCGTTAAAAATAAAAAGGGTTATTTGAAAATTAAGGTTTTGCAATTTATTGAAATTGCATGAAAAATTGGTACGACCGAGTGGATTCGAACCACCGACCCCCACCATGTCAAGGTGGTGCTCTAACCAACTGAGCTACGGTCGTACAATAGAAAGGGTTACAAGTAATGTGGTACCAGTGGGCGGACTCGAACCGCCACGCTATCACTAGCAACGGATTTTGAATCCGTCATGTCTACCAATTTCATCACACTGGCATTAACTTGTGGACGCGAATTATATTGATTAAAGTCAGGCCTGTCAACTTTATATAGCAATTAGAAGTCTAAAAATTAATCCTTGTGGGCAGACAGGCTTTATTCTCATGAATACGTATGTGTATAGAGAAAACTAGGGTGGTGGATAAAAATTCTTGTTTTGACCCGGTGATAAGAATGCTTAATACTTTGTCGCAAATATAATTTATGATTATTTATTGGGGGAATAGTGGAAAAACGAATGCGACATGTGTTTTCAGCAGAAGGGTATTCAAAGTCTGTTTTGTGGGCATTTATGTTAATTGTTCCATTCGCTTACGTGCAATATCATTTTATTCAGTCTAGTAGTAAGCTGCTGGATTGGGTCATACCTGTTATTGTCGCCTCTCTACTTGGGGTGTTGTTTGGTTTTTTATCCAAGCAAATCACCAATCATAAAAAAGAGCGGGCTCTGTTTAAAGCGGTGGTGGATTTTTCATTAGAGTTTACCTATGTAAGAACGGTGGAAGGTGAATATGAGTACGTTTCACCAGCCGTTTATGATTTAACGGGTTATACACCGGAAGATTTTTATCGAACGCCTAATTTTATGGATGCAATCATTCATCCTAACGATAGGGGTGATTGGTCTCATCACGTGCATAATGTCAATGATGACGGTTTGCCTGAAAAGGTCGAGTTCAGGATTTTGACGAAACGTAATGAGGTGCGTTGGTTAGAGCACTTGTGCGGGCCTATCCATGATGAGCAAGGCAATGTATTGGGTATTCGTTCGATTAATATCGATATCACCGAACGTAAGCTTGCTGCGGAAAGTGTTGAACGTCTAGGTTTTTATGACCCTTTGACGAACCTTCCTAATAGACGCTATCTAAACAATTATATGAACGACCTGATTGAGAACAGTGAATTGACTGGGGGCGCTAAAACCTTTTCAGTGTTCTTTTTGGATTTGAATCGTTTCAAATATGTGAATGATGCACACGGTCATTCCATTGGTGATGCATTGTTAATCGAGGTGGCTAAACGTTTTAAGAAAAGCTGCCTGGATTCAAAGCAGGCGATGATTGCCCGTTTTGGCGGTGATGAGTTTGTATTTGTGACTAAACATAGTGTGACCACGGATTCTGTGCAAGAGTGTGTGAGTTACATTAATCAGCTTCTTGAAGTGCCGTTTCGCATTCAAGGTTATAAGTTGAGCATTGGTGGTACTGCAGGAGTGGCGGTTTATCCACGAGATGGACTTACTCCTGAAGTACTGATCAAAAACGCCGATGCCGCGATGTATAAAGCCAAAAGCCAAGGGTTGAGCATGGCATTTTTCTCCCATGAAATGACGGCGCATGCTACTGAGATGGTTGATCTTCAAAGTCGTTTGCGTGGAGCCTTGAACAAAGGTTTGATAAAACCGTACTATCAGCCGTTGATTGATTTAAAAACCGGTGAAATCATGGGGGTTGAGGTTCTGGCTAGGTGGGTTGTCGAAGATGGTTCTATTGCGCCTTCACCTGCGGTATTTATTCCGGTTTCTGAAGAAACGGGGTTGATTTGGGCTTTGAGTGAAGCGATGATTGCTCAAGCTGGGCGTGATATTGTTGCATGGCAAAATGACGGCGTGCAGATGAAGTACTCAATCAATGTTTCCGCTCGACAGTTTGCAGACGATAATTTTTGCAGTCAGGCAATCGAGCAGTTTGAACGTTTGGGGGTTGATCCTAAAACGGTACAGATTGAGCTGACCGAAAGTGTTTTATTGGATAATATCGATAGAAGTTTAGAGAAAATCCAAGAGTTGAAGGCTCGCGGTTTTATGATTGCCCTGGATGACTTTGGAACGGGTTTTGCCTCGTTACATTATTTGACCTTATTCCCGTTTGATACCTTGAAAGTAGATCGCGCTTTTGTCACCAATATTATTGAGGATAAACGCCAGTTTTCAATTGCCAAGTCGATTATCAATCTGGCCCATGATTTGGATTTAGTCGTGGTGGCAGAAGGTATTGAAACTGAAGAACAACGCAAGGTATTGTTTGATTTGGGTTGCGATATTGGGCAAGGTTATCTTTTTAGCAAGCCGGTTGCACCGAGCTTTTTAACGGATTTAATTGCCGCGTAAATTCAAAGTAGACTTTTAAAAAGTGTTTGCTGTAGATAACAGCTTGAAAATAAAGACACAATCAGCGAAAATAGCGCCCCTTTATTTTATGGATAAATGGGCGTTTTTTATTGGAAAATCTTTCATATAAAACCTCCGTTAACAACTTCAGTGAAACGACAAGACTTCTATTTTGACCTTCCAGAAAACTTAATAGCGCAACAGCCGGCCGCTCAAAGACGTGATAGCCGATTATTGGTGATGTCTGGCGCTGAGACTGACTATGCCCTTGTGGATGGCAAGTTTCCTGATTTACTCACTTATTTAAAGCCGAAAGATTTATTGGTGTTTAACAACACCAAGGTTATTCCTGCACGACTGTTTGGGCAAAAAGCCAGCGGTGGCAAGATTGAGTTGTTAATTGAACGAGTTATGGATGATAAGACCATTCTTACCCATATCCGTTCCAGCCGTTCGCCTAAACCGGGCACTGTTTTAACGATTGAAAATGCTTTTGATGTTGAAGTCATTGGTCGTCAAGACGCTTTGTTTATCGTTAAGGTCATGTCCGATAAAACTGCTTTGGACTTGGTTGAAGAGCATGGTCATATGCCTTTGCCGCCTTATATCGAGCGTGCGCAAGATGTTGAGCAGGATAAAGAACGTTACCAAACGGTTTACTCACAAAAACCGGGTGCGGTAGCCGCACCCACAGCCGGATTGCATTTTGACAACGCTTTGATGGAAGATATCAAAGCCAAAGGGGTGGATATCGGTTTTGTGACTTTACATGTCGGTGCAGGAACCTTTAAACCGGTTCAGGTAGATGATATTGCCGAGCATGTGATGCATTCAGAGTATTTAGAGGTTGAACCAGGCCTGGTGGAACAAGTTGAACAAGCTCGCAAAAACGGCGGACGAGTCATTGCGGTAGGCACGACTTCGGTACGCTGTTTGGAAAGTGCGGCCAACTTCAGCCCGACCGGGCATATTGCACCTTATCAAGGTGAAACCAATATTTTCATTACCCCTGGTTACCAATTTAAAGAAGTGGATGTTTTGTTGACCAATTTCCACTTGCCGGAATCGACCTTAATCATGCTGGTTTCTGCATTAGCCGGTTACGAAAGGACTATGGCGGCCTATCAGCATGCGGTAGATAATCAATATCGTTTTTTCA belongs to Thiomicrorhabdus immobilis and includes:
- a CDS encoding HNH endonuclease, encoding MAKIRFTPAEVNILRQASALGHKAGWTLSALTPIKRAIKSQKQRWQADICCYCQRDIHSEFNMVLDIEHIIPKHFSLRHMFTMKNLAVACKRCNMQIKNKGTSFLTTQNLPRSPFKSSYYKFVHPNLDRIEAHILREVSQSGRARIVKYRIPLQSAKGKFTYNYFKLKDFELDAADSAQGRRKKRIKNKNVEEAFEKLQQ
- a CDS encoding type IV secretion system DNA-binding domain-containing protein; this translates as MALTRNDTLSQLSAGWLRGRYFLRDLMGQILIFLAVALVMVGYVFYQWYQSIPADQLNYLWWYWKAYIWGIVLVLPEHHVVLQEAGEVIRLQAQQVLRSHQMIEFVDAYNGFFEQDLKAALPWGLGAWTVLAGLFYWGGKRQRDNELLEGVQQIPLSTYHRYLKKHKLKSMIKLGNAFWTKNAEKQHLLIVGDTGAGKSQLLIQLLRYIRKLGDQVVLYDPKGDMVRDFYQPDLDVLYSPFDTRSPIWNVWQDLNTEQALETFAEAVIKESPGKDSFWAKTARMVLVSALKQGRKEGLSFVQSIHKLVSSDLDTLTEWLDGSEVASDFSNSKTAATILSELKSQARALKYLADDKQASQASFAIESFFTECFEKMDSGDRQPMPWLFLPVQKKYKASARPIMAAQIELISNFILSQPTNRHRRIWFIIDELPSLGKLSALPELLAEGRGYGVATVLALQNFSQLLKHYGKDDAHNLAGQCASLVALRTSDPQTADYLSKRFGKQIRKEVQTNQSLSKGKTGSFSQGHSEHIAERAAVSETDLSSLPDLKAFFKANGVPNPVKIDIAITQMEPSNPPHCPIEELRLSDAVDATSGDEDGINETCDPIATDAASTDSSKIVSSQPEAPQPSKPTVITWDI
- the mobF gene encoding MobF family relaxase translates to MMNVTALTSAGGAAGYLTQDNYYLEKGEAAAHFYGQGAEKLGLTEQAVTNENVTALLKGELPDGSQVGKSDNHRPGWDATFSAPKSVSIQALVAGDERIQAAHDQAVKTALDHYENHITTRQRVDGKIERQITGSLVSATFQHQTSRNLDPQLHTHAVVMNVTQGQNGDWRSVSSESLYRMQRELDQVYKTELEARLNQLGYRTEKTEMGFELKSVPELVRAAFSTRATQVEAELAKHNLTRQDSTAAQRQTATLKTRQAKPTEQNRQAMFRSWQQQAKDIGWQPEPRPDNQPTQSLAQPQQALSDRVSHTIAVLTEKDAVISEGAVYRHLNGTDQPAVSKQQLADTLKQLKSEGKLHSREIGSFDRHTRLNITQPAIVTEQGRQLEKQMLSTAERMNQSQTPGWLGKVSPSLEKLALSSGYFKGGAITSPKVAAKQVDVQIALAAQKEHTWTAEQRQAAIGILSHRGNLSQLQGYAGTAKTSSVLASIRDIAKREGYTVVAIAPSHAASQQLQKDINANQALTTSGYIAKMQSGHLQKELNSNKVLVIHDESGLASTQQMKELLVQAEKSGHRLLNSGDRYQKASIGAGSAFGQLTDYKIPTYELTTIFRQKDANLKQAVEHSLPSDPKTQEAMQMLNEKGLIQQIKCPQERINTLASQYTQLTLEQRQKTLLIDPTRKGIDQLNSTIREQLQAKGELPIDQLTLNTLHTQDIAKADLEKGAVGSVFKVRQVVTLNNQALKSQDKALIKGSQWQITALNRGSNTLTVQSMQQPALEKTLAGTELARTHASVSELRDTPLSIGDEVRFTASDQQKGVLTNEAAIVKEIDEKTGELKLSKPNGQTVSLDGKQAHNIDYNYAKTTFSAQGQTAERVLYHAPSTSTNLMNQRDFYVGLSRATTEVTVVTDSKRDLSELIEKSTGEKLTALDKMHAPSRTHEKETDTQSKSDVDKIFTHAEAGSLDDKSVSEFDSKVFSSGCSAQNSSFKEEKSDDLEHD
- a CDS encoding putative bifunctional diguanylate cyclase/phosphodiesterase, translating into MRHVFSAEGYSKSVLWAFMLIVPFAYVQYHFIQSSSKLLDWVIPVIVASLLGVLFGFLSKQITNHKKERALFKAVVDFSLEFTYVRTVEGEYEYVSPAVYDLTGYTPEDFYRTPNFMDAIIHPNDRGDWSHHVHNVNDDGLPEKVEFRILTKRNEVRWLEHLCGPIHDEQGNVLGIRSINIDITERKLAAESVERLGFYDPLTNLPNRRYLNNYMNDLIENSELTGGAKTFSVFFLDLNRFKYVNDAHGHSIGDALLIEVAKRFKKSCLDSKQAMIARFGGDEFVFVTKHSVTTDSVQECVSYINQLLEVPFRIQGYKLSIGGTAGVAVYPRDGLTPEVLIKNADAAMYKAKSQGLSMAFFSHEMTAHATEMVDLQSRLRGALNKGLIKPYYQPLIDLKTGEIMGVEVLARWVVEDGSIAPSPAVFIPVSEETGLIWALSEAMIAQAGRDIVAWQNDGVQMKYSINVSARQFADDNFCSQAIEQFERLGVDPKTVQIELTESVLLDNIDRSLEKIQELKARGFMIALDDFGTGFASLHYLTLFPFDTLKVDRAFVTNIIEDKRQFSIAKSIINLAHDLDLVVVAEGIETEEQRKVLFDLGCDIGQGYLFSKPVAPSFLTDLIAA
- the queA gene encoding tRNA preQ1(34) S-adenosylmethionine ribosyltransferase-isomerase QueA, which gives rise to MKRQDFYFDLPENLIAQQPAAQRRDSRLLVMSGAETDYALVDGKFPDLLTYLKPKDLLVFNNTKVIPARLFGQKASGGKIELLIERVMDDKTILTHIRSSRSPKPGTVLTIENAFDVEVIGRQDALFIVKVMSDKTALDLVEEHGHMPLPPYIERAQDVEQDKERYQTVYSQKPGAVAAPTAGLHFDNALMEDIKAKGVDIGFVTLHVGAGTFKPVQVDDIAEHVMHSEYLEVEPGLVEQVEQARKNGGRVIAVGTTSVRCLESAANFSPTGHIAPYQGETNIFITPGYQFKEVDVLLTNFHLPESTLIMLVSALAGYERTMAAYQHAVDNQYRFFSYGDAMLVFPQNNSKK